DNA sequence from the Haemorhous mexicanus isolate bHaeMex1 chromosome 24, bHaeMex1.pri, whole genome shotgun sequence genome:
GAGGACATAGCCAGGGTCACACTGGCAGCCCTCCACGCAGTAGTGGCTGCAGTCGCTCTTCAGCCGGATGGCAGCACAtcggggctggcacagggacacacagctctCGTAGTGGCTGTTGGGGGGACAGCTGACAGCTGAGCAGGGGACAAAACAGGCACAGATTAGCTCCATGGACACCACCAACCTGGATCCCCACCAGGGACTGATTCAGACCTGTCATGCATGGTGCCAGTCTGTGGCCTCACCCCCCTGTGAGAGCGGGGCCTCTGAGCCATGAGCTTGCTTGTTAGAAGGGAAAAACGacacaaatttaattttcagtctcGTTAGCAAGGACAATTACTTCCCATCTGATTTGCCAGACAGATTGGCTGCCAGGGATGCGTGCAGTGCCCATCCTCAGGAGCCTGATTGAACAGCACATTGTCATCTTATTGACAAGGGGCTGCAGCTTCATTAGAGCAAACACGCACTGCTGGCATGGAGGCTGACTGATATAACTCCTGGTTAACAGTGGGGGATGGCTGATGCCTTCTGAGCTCAGGgctttccattttccatccctgtcccttctgAGCTCAGGgctttccattttccatccctgtcccttctgAGCTTGAGGCTTCCCctttccatccctgtcccttctgAGCTCAGggttttccattttccatctcTATGCCTTCTGAGCTCGAGgctttccattttccatccctgtcccttctgACCCTGAGGCTTACACCCTTTTCCATCCCTGTACCTTCTGAGCTTGAAACTCCTCcttttccatccctgctcctgctgtacCACATGCAGTTTGTGACAACTCCAGGAAAATACGGTGTCCCAGAGTTCACCCAGCAAGCGTGGGAGGGATTGGCTGCCAGGCCATTGGCCTTCCCCTCCCTGGCACCCCAGGAAAAGAAGGACCTGGAGGCAGGGTGGCACTTACAGCACGAGGTGAAGTTCCTCCAGCCAGTGATGGCAATGCCCTGAGTCTGGCACGTGCTGGCATAGTtctgcagccagctgcaggctgtCTGCATGGCCCCCCCATCCACACAGGTGTCAAAGAGGCAGTTCTTGTAGAAGAAGCCGGGGTTGATCTTGCTGTGGCACTTGGCAAAGACACCACTTTGGctggggatgaggctgcagagctgctggggcttccAGAATCCTTCCACCTTGCCACAGGCCGGGCAGCGGTCGCCGCAGCCCACGCGGCAGAAGGCGTCCCGCttggcccagctctgcacaaagTCACTGATGCTGGTGGCTGGTGTCccccctgcagccaccaggTCGTCCTCGGGGTTGCCATTGTAGCGGCCACAGAGGCCATAGGTGAGGTTCTGGAAGCCCCGTGGGATGGTGACAGACAGGAAGGTCTTCCAGTCGTACACCACCTTCAGCCCAAAGTCGGTCTCCACCACGATGTGGAAACCAAAGGCGAAGATGTTCACTTTGCCTTGGCCCAGCTTCAAGGGCAGGTAGAGACGCTCGTCGTTGATCTACAGGGAGGGAACAAGGCACACTGTGAGGGGGAGTGATGGTGGGAGCTTCCACAGAAAGACACAAATGAGAGTGGCTCAGCATTCCCAGAGAAGGTCCCTGCTGACCTCTCCTCCACAGCCAAAACAGAAATCCTCTCCAAAAATTGTGCCTGGCAGCACCCTAGGACGAGCCCAAGGCATGATATAACCCCCAGAAAACCTTGTGAACCCTAAGGCCTCATGTCTAGGGTTTTGCTCCACAGTTTTGGGAGTCACACCTGCAGAAATAATCACAGccctcacagccctgcactCACCAGCACAGTGTATTTGTAGGCACGGTGGATGACGATCCTGTAATTAAAGACCTCCACTTCCACCTGCTTCACCCACAGGGCCAGAGAGGTGTCCCGATCCTCGTTCTTGGCCGTGACAGTGAACGCCGGGAACGTGTCCGAGCGCTCCACCCTGGGCCGGGAGATGGTGGTGCACAGCACcagctcacagctgctctggaagtcGAAGGAGAAGCCATCAAAGGTCAGGTAGTGCCCATAGCCCGAGATGATGCAGGAGGCGTCGGTGCGGACGTGGCAGTAGTAGAGGCCATTCTCTTCCAGGCAATACTCGTCGTCCTTGCAGGACACGTTCTCGCAGTACACGCTGTTGTCCGAGCCGTTGCAGTAGCACAGGAAGTGGCAGGAGATGTCCATCCAGAAGGTCTGGTTGGTGGCCAGCTGCCGGCCCTCGAAGTTGCAGCCGCACTCGCGGCGGGGGATGCAGCGGGTGCCGCGCAGGGCGAAGCCCTCGTCGCACTGGCAGCCCTCCGagcaggtgtccctgcacacGGGGCCCGAGGCCAGGCTCTCGCAGGTCTCCACGCAGCTCATGCACTCCTCAAAGTGGCTGTTCTCCGGGCAGGAGAGAGCTGCAGGGGTGGCAAACACAGAGCCTGAGCCCCCAGCTCCAACAGCACGGGtgaggaacaggaaaaaaacggtggtgatggatttggggaaaggggaaacagtcccagcaccttgtggctgcaggcTCATCCCACTCCCTTTGCAACCCTTTCTCCCCCCAGCCATCATCCCCCTCACCTCTCAACCCTGTCCTGCCACATGCAAACATCACCTCCTCCTGTTATTTCCCAAAAAAACACCTCTGAGGCAGAGACAGGCACAGCCTTCCCACCATCTACTGCCACACTCGGGATTTTTCACATTTGCTTATGAGTTATGAGGCAAGTTTACAGTGACAGCTAAAATCCAGTGTTATTCAAATTATCCTCTGGTGGTGGCGTACAGCACCGCCAGACACCATCTGTGGCTCCAGAATGCTCCTACAGTGCCCCATAAAACTTCTGCTACCTCCTGAAATGCCACCCTGaaatcacttccctgggaattctCTCTCTAGTGGCACCAGAAACCGCTGCCTGTGATTCCAGCACCCCACATGAaaagctgctctgcctctgcatgCCCACAAATCCCCACCAAAACGACTCTGCCCAGGTTTGGTGGGTTCCAAACTCCCTTCTCCCCACCCAGGGTGATGAAGAGCTTTGCTGGACTCACGGCAGAAGCTGTGGCTCCTCCACTGGCCGATGTCCACGTCGGCGTTCTTGCAGGCGCTGGCGTAGCGTGCCACCGAGTCACACAGCTCCGACACGTTGCCCCCGCTCTGGCACAGGCGGAAGAGGCACGTCCTGTAGTAGGCTGAGACATTGACCACGCTGTGACACTCCAGGAAGGAGCTGTTGGTGGGGTCGTTGATGATGCCGCAGCTGGAGCGGCTCCTGTAGGACTTGAGCAGCTCCGAGTCGTTGTTGCAAGCCATGAGCAGGTCCCCGCACTCGCCGTTGCAGATCTCGTCGAAGGTGGTCCAGCTCTCCAGGAAGAGCTCCAGGTTGTCCGTGAACTTGCCCTTGGGCATGCAGAACTCGTCGGTGGCGTTGTCGTTGAAGAGGCCGCAGAGGCCCCCGGTGCAGTTGAAGTAGGAGGTGGAGAGGCGGATCTCCAGGAGGCCGGAGTCGTAGTAGCTGATGGCCAGGAGCCCCTCAGACTCCATCACGGTGCTGTTGTCAGTCCGGTAGATTTCCAGGCGTCCAGAGGGGTGGAAATAGGGCAGCTCCACGTCGTTACCATTCATCTACAGGGAACAAGGTGGCGAGGCTTCAGGGAGGGTGATGTGGCTTTGCCCAACCACGCTGTGCACATTAAACACTTCCTGACCCAGACTCTCCCTCCAAAGCCCAGAGCCTCCTCCGAGTGAGGGCATACAGCTGTATCTTTGGGTTTTGCCCCtcaaaaagcaatttttcttcCAGGGAAAAAGCAAGTTGTAGGAAGGGAGGAGGCGGGAAAGCCTCCTCAGCAAACAGAAGGAGCAGTGCTGTTGCAACAACTTTACAGGCACCCAAAGGGCCTCCACATGATGGTTCAagtgtccctgtggtgtccaCAGCCACAGACCCATAATCTCCACTGGATCACACCACAAGCCAGCAcctcccaccctgtccctgggcagcacctTTACCTTAATGTCTGACAGCCTGGTGCCTCCAATCTTCACCTCCTGGCCGGCCACCTGGACCCGCACGACGCGCAGCCCgttgggagcagagccagccttCTTCTGGTTGATGTCCACCTCGATGAAGTCTGGCCTCTCTGGGCAGGTCTTGAGCAGCGTGTAGGACTGTTCCAGCGGGTAGGGGAAAGTGATGCCATCAAAGGTCTGTAGCACCTGGTCCTGCCCCACCAAACACACGGTCTCCCGCTTTGGGTAGCACCCTCGGTAGCCGTTCTCGATGGTGCAGATCTCTCCCTCGGGGCAGGTGGTGTTGAAGCACCGGGCCTCCCCGCCGGCCTGGCAGTGGCACTGCACAGTGCAGTCAGGTGAGGCCCAGAAGGACTCCCCGACGGCGTAGTAGCGGCCGTTCACGTCGCAGCCGCAGCCCTGGACGGGGACGCAGCGGTCGGCGCTGAGGACGTGGCCCTCGGGGCACTCGCAGCTCTCAGTGCAGGGCGAGGTGCAGGCCAGCGGGGCCGTGAGGTCAGAGCAGgtggcagggcagctgctggcacacacTGAGTATTGGCTGAGCTCCGGGCACTGCACGGCCGCCGCTGTGGGCGCAGAGGGGTGACAGACAAAGGGACATGTTACAGCACAGTTCAGGGTCAGCTGCCACCCTCTCACTAACCGCAGCAGAGACAATACAGAGTGACCCATGAACACCTCTGTGGTAGGACTGGCCCCTCCATTTCCCACCCAGGTCTCCTTGGCCAGTCCTGGGCTTCTTTAAAATAGCCCCAGAGCCACTGAGTCGCCCACAGCTATTTAAGGTGACAAGGATGGTAGACTGACCAACCAGTCCCCATTCCAGTCCAACCTCCAACTCTCCTCATGGCAACAGATGACCTCCGGAGCAATGTGCAGCTCCCACCTCATGCCTGACTTGTGCCACACTTTTGCCGGAGCAAGGGTTTGATGCCATGGAGAGGAGGGACCAATCAGTTCTCTCCCAACTCCCTCCATTTTAGGCAATCCCCTCCCTTGGatttcctccctctcctgggCACACAGGCAAACCCCTGGCATTGCTCCCCTCCTCCCAAACACTCACCGCATCCCGTCTGGCTCCTCCACTCTCCCACCGCGATGCCCAGGGCCTGGCACACAGTGGCATACGCCTGgatggcctggcacagcccGGTGCCATTGTCCTTGGCGCTGCAGAGGTCGTAGACACAGCTGTGGATGAAGGCAGTGGGATCCACGACAGAGCCACACTCCCAGAGGGGCCCCCCGCTCTTGTTGATGAAGCCGCAGTACTCGGGGGTGAAATAGAGCGCCTCGGTGGCAGGGTCGCAGAGGCTGCAGTTCTCCAGGCAGCCCGTGGAGCACCTGCGCTCGGGGTGTGGCACCTGCCAGCTCTCGCCCAGGTCCGGCACGGAGGTGGCCACCCTCCCATCCGAGCGCAGCACGTCGTCCTCGGGGTCTTTGTTGTAATTGCCGCACAGCCCGCACGTGGCGTTGATGTACGAGCCCGGCACGGACACGGAGGCATAGTGCTGTCCATCGTAGGTCACCAGCAGGCCAAAGTCGGTCTCCAGGGCAGTGGACAGCCCGCTTTGGTAGACCTTGATTGCACCCAGTTCCAAggagatgggcagggacaccaccAGGTCGTCCACCTGCAGGGACAACACCTGGCGGCTGAGCCAGCTCGTGGAACAGCAGAGCCCTCGTGCTGGGACACGGACAGGACAGCTGTCTGTGGGGTCTTGGGGTAGGGACATGCACAGAGGGACACCCAGTGGTAAGCTACAGGCCCTTCGTGTCACCCGTGCCCGTTCCCCAGGACACCCGAGGCCCAGAAGTGCCATCCCACAcactccaggctgctgccacctcagaggagctgccctggcaaGTCCTCCCCTTCCAGCAGAGCTCTTACCTTTGCCTTCCcaaagctgcccctgggcagaACAATCTTGTGCGAGTAGACCTCCACATAAATATCCCTCAGCCAGGAGACGGAGGAGCCGCCTCGGTTCTCATTCTTGGCCTCCACGTTGAAGTAGGGCAGCTGGGAGcctggccagcactgcctggcgAGGAGGTAGGAGCAGGAACCCTGGAAGTGAAAGAGGAAGCCGTCGAAGGTGTGGT
Encoded proteins:
- the TECTA gene encoding alpha-tectorin, whose translation is MNKRSFLGAWVALLVITAQQRAHTTASLYPYWQNDTKTPKVDDGSSPEIKISVPFIFFGAPYRSIYVNNNGVISFNALVSQFTPEAFPLTDGRAFVAPFWADVHNGIRGEIFYRESTEPELLHRASRDIRRHFRDMASFSARWLFIVTWEEVTFYGGSSTTPVNTFQAVLITDGVSSFALFNYHEISWTTGTASGGDPLTGLGGVMAQAGFNGGNLTNFFSMPGSRTPDIVNIEETTNVNVPGRWAFKIDGREIDPANGCSLRGQFLRQGEIFWDNANCTTKCRCLDFNNEIFCQDMACGPFEACETKSKFFQCVPVESSTCVVFGDPHYHTFDGFLFHFQGSCSYLLARQCWPGSQLPYFNVEAKNENRGGSSVSWLRDIYVEVYSHKIVLPRGSFGKAKVDDLVVSLPISLELGAIKVYQSGLSTALETDFGLLVTYDGQHYASVSVPGSYINATCGLCGNYNKDPEDDVLRSDGRVATSVPDLGESWQVPHPERRCSTGCLENCSLCDPATEALYFTPEYCGFINKSGGPLWECGSVVDPTAFIHSCVYDLCSAKDNGTGLCQAIQAYATVCQALGIAVGEWRSQTGCAAAVQCPELSQYSVCASSCPATCSDLTAPLACTSPCTESCECPEGHVLSADRCVPVQGCGCDVNGRYYAVGESFWASPDCTVQCHCQAGGEARCFNTTCPEGEICTIENGYRGCYPKRETVCLVGQDQVLQTFDGITFPYPLEQSYTLLKTCPERPDFIEVDINQKKAGSAPNGLRVVRVQVAGQEVKIGGTRLSDIKMNGNDVELPYFHPSGRLEIYRTDNSTVMESEGLLAISYYDSGLLEIRLSTSYFNCTGGLCGLFNDNATDEFCMPKGKFTDNLELFLESWTTFDEICNGECGDLLMACNNDSELLKSYRSRSSCGIINDPTNSSFLECHSVVNVSAYYRTCLFRLCQSGGNVSELCDSVARYASACKNADVDIGQWRSHSFCPLSCPENSHFEECMSCVETCESLASGPVCRDTCSEGCQCDEGFALRGTRCIPRRECGCNFEGRQLATNQTFWMDISCHFLCYCNGSDNSVYCENVSCKDDEYCLEENGLYYCHVRTDASCIISGYGHYLTFDGFSFDFQSSCELVLCTTISRPRVERSDTFPAFTVTAKNEDRDTSLALWVKQVEVEVFNYRIVIHRAYKYTVLINDERLYLPLKLGQGKVNIFAFGFHIVVETDFGLKVVYDWKTFLSVTIPRGFQNLTYGLCGRYNGNPEDDLVAAGGTPATSISDFVQSWAKRDAFCRVGCGDRCPACGKVEGFWKPQQLCSLIPSQSGVFAKCHSKINPGFFYKNCLFDTCVDGGAMQTACSWLQNYASTCQTQGIAITGWRNFTSCSVSCPPNSHYESCVSLCQPRCAAIRLKSDCSHYCVEGCQCDPGYVLNGKSCILPHNCGCYSDGKYYEPKQLFWSGDCTRRCRCFRRNLIQCDPRHCKSDEECGLRNGVRGCFSTRSSFCLAAGGGVFRTFDGAFLRFPANCAFVLSTICQKLPDFSFQLIINFDKWSSPNLTIISPVYFYINEEQILISDRNTVKVNGSLVSIPFVTGLSTKIFSQEGFLVIDSSPDIQIRYNGFNVIKITIGERLQNKVCGLCGNFNGDRTDDYATLRGKPAVSSVVLAQSWKTNGMQKSCNELQYSQYAASCDNVQIQELQSDSYCLKLTDMKGFFQPCYGLLDPLPFYESCFLDGCYNHKKVQLCGSLAAYGEACRTFGILGTEWIEKENCSGVVEDPCVGADCPNRTCELDNGGELCGCIEPPPYGNTTHDIIDAEVTCKAAQMEVSISKCKLFQLGFEREGVRVNDRHCPGIEGEDFISFQINNTKGNCGNLVQSNSTHIVYKNTVWIESANNTGNIITRDRTINVEFSCAYELDIKISLDSVVRPMLSVINLTVPTQEGSFTTKMALYKNSSYKHPYRQGEVVLTTRDVLYVGVFVVGADSNHLILMLNKCYATPSRDSNDKLRYFIIEGGCQNMKDNTIGIEENGVSLTCRFHVTVFKFIGDYDEVHLHCAVSLCDSEKYSCKINCPQHTRMASAFAEESKEQILSVGPIRRKRSDWCEDNGGCEQICTSRADGPLCSCVTGTLQGDGKSCRASSSSGEHRARVTLLLVAQLWLWLRSAPQHLTS